Genomic segment of Methanobrevibacter sp.:
ATGACTCAAAGTATCAAAGCAAGATTTGAAATCTCCTTCAAAGACATATAGTCTCTTTAAACCTCTTGTATGAGCATGTATTTTTGCAATAGCATCACCAGTTCCACGAAGAGGTCTAAAACCAAAACTATTCGCTCCAAACTTAGCTTCCCACATTGGTTCTAATGCTAACTTACATATTTCTTGATATGAATGATTATATAGATTATTATTATAAGACTATTGATAAACTCCAATATCCTTCACCATTAGGACAATTATTAATCAGCAGATTACCATATGGCCTTAATGCTGAATATTTAGTTGATGCAGATTTATTGTGTTGTTATGTGTCATTTTTAAATAAAGAAGAATATGAAAATGAATTTTGGTCCCCATATACCTATGTCTACAAAGGAAGATGTGTCCAATTTGAGATGTTTAGAAAATTAACTTCTAAAAAATATTTTGATGACGTTAAAGGAATCTTTGATGTTGAGACAATTGAAGAATTTAAAACAAAAGTTAAATCAACCAATGATTCCTATCTCGGTCGAGGAAAAATGAAATTGGGCAATTCATTTGAATGTGTACGCCCTATTGAAGATTATATAGATTTAAATAAAATTGGTTGTGAAAGATAAAGACAAATAAATAAAATATGAGGCATAATACAATGGTTAATGAATCTTTTTATTTAGAAATAAGGAATTTAATAGCTAGTAAAACTGAAGGCAATATTGGGATTTTAAAAGAGAACCTCACAAAGATAATAAAACATTAGTACATGATATTTTATGTCTAGCCAATGCGAAACATGATGGCAACCGGTTTTTAATCATTGGTGTTGATGACCCATCAGAAGATTGCAAAATCATTGGTTTAGATGAAAAAACTGCAAAAAGAAAAAAGAAGCTGATTTAAATGATATATTGAATAATATAGAATTTAGTGGTGGAAATATCCCTATTGTTAATGTTCGCACATTGAATATAGATAATAAAGAAATTGATGTTATAATAATAAAACTCAATACTTTCACCATTTTTGTCAGTGTAGCTATGTAATTTTGGCACTGGAATTAAAAGTCTGCCGCCATCACAATAAGCATACTCACATTGAAAAATGACATTAGAATTATATTTAAATAATATATTGCCGTACAGAAGAGAATTATCTAATAAAATGTGTTGAATGGTTCTACATAATCACTTTCATTAAATTCTGTTAATTCAATTGAAAATTCGGGCACTGGTTTATACAAGGCAGTTTCTTTTGTTTCAAATTCATCCATCCAATTATCAATATCATTTAGGTAGAATTCAAATCTCTCTTCAACATCTAAATTAAGACCAAAACGTTCTTTCCACATATATTCAATATCTGCAAAATTCGCATTCTTGTCTTTAGGAGTATTTCTATCATCTGTTCTTGTATAAATGTGATAAGCTTTTACAATACCATAATTCTTTTCTAAATAGTAAGGTTTATTTTTAGTATTTTTTATTATTACAATTTAGATGCAATTGAAGGTAAATTCGCAAAATTAATAAGTAAAAACAGTTTTGATTTTAGAGGTAGGATTCGTAGCTTCCCATTTATTGTAGTGAAAAATGAAACCATGTTAAATAAATTTGTGGAATATTTAACAGATAATATAAATAAATCAGACATTCCTTCCAACACAATGTTCAATACAGGAGACCCTAATATACCTCTCCCGTGAATTTAGATAGTTTAGTGTATATTGAATCAATATTTGACGAATGAATATCAGATTATGAAAAGGTTTAAGTGGAGATTTATTTTATTATCTCCATTAACACTATTGAAGATTTTCCCAATAAAATTCATTGATTGAAAACTATGCCTAGAGATTTTATCAATCCTTAACAATTAAACCATTCCCCTCTGCAAGATTTCCTTAGCAATCTAGCGAATGTCAATTTTAAAAGCCCATAAAATCAAAGTCAATTTCTGCTCCTAAGATAGATTATTATCCTATCTACAAGTGCAATATTAACATTAATTTTATCCATTCTATTTTTCAAAATACCCTCAGTATAACCATCAAACTTAACCACATACGAACATTAGTTATAGTTTTATTAATCACCGAACAAAGAACATCTGGAAGATTAATGTCAATATTGATTCCATCAGTTCTAGACTGCCTTTAATTCTCTCCCCCAATAACTATGATTAGTGTTGTACTGTTCACCCTATTGTTCAATAATCTAATTTTAATATAATCCATAAGTCCAGTATCATCATCTAAACATTTAATGTAAACATTTATTTATTATAGTTCTTATTATATATAATGCAACATATTTCTAGAATAGGCTAAAAAAAAGTTGAAAAGAATGAATTTACTAGATACCATTATCTAAAATCTTTTCAAGATTTTCAAATTCCAAAATTCCTATTGATTTTTAAGAGATATTATCCACTGCATACACAATGTATATTCTATTTTTGAAAAATCTTATGTAAGATCTTTAAACGAATTCTATCGTGAAAGATTATCAAAGGTTTGTTAATTATCTTTCAAGAATTGATTTAACTTGAAAAATAGTTTCATATTTTAATTATAAATGTAAGACATAGAATTAAATTTTTAAGAGAATAACTATAATGTAAAATATTAAGTCATCAACTTAACATATATTGTATTATTCGTAATTGAGAGGGATTAAATGACTATTATTAAGCACATAAAAATAGAAAATTCGTTATATAAAATGAATAATGAAAGTTTTGAGGATAGATTAAATGATTTATCAAGAGTAAATATATTTGTTGGTGCAAACAATACTGGAAAAAGCAGATTTATGCGATCAATATTCTTTAATAATGGAATAACATTGAAATTTTTGCCAAATGATAAATTATTAAAAGAGTATTCAGAGAAATCTAAAGAATTCAAATCCTACGAAACTTCGATTATTAATCCATACTCAAATGAAAAACAAAAAGCTTATGATGATATAAAATCAGCATTGAAAGAAATTACCTATATTGAAGAATCCATCACCCCCTTGCCTGAATTAGTAAGTGTATATAAAACTAGAGTAAATAAGGGTATTCCCGATTATGAGCGTCTTACGATAGCATATATCAATCTTTTTGAAAAATTTTTCCCAAATCTAGAATTTAATGATCATTTATTTAAATATGATTTTTATAAAATCTATTTACCTTCATTAAGAGGATTAGTTCCCATAACTTTAAATGATGATAATCCTAATCATGAAATAAAAAAAGATTTTTATGCAGAACGAATTAAAAAAGATTATTTTTCAAATCATTCTGATATATTAACAGATATTTCTGATTTTTTAACAGCAAACATGCAAAATATTGATTCAGACACTCCAATACCCTTAGAGGAATTTGTTGAAAATTATATTTTTCCTAAAAATTCAATTATAACTGGGCAAAGATTTTACCAATATGTGAGAAACTATTTATTGGGAGATTTAGAACAAAGAGAAAGAATTAGGGAATATGAGTTATATTTATCTGAAACATTTTTTGACAACAAAAAAGTTGTTTTAATCCCAAAAGTTAATGATGATGTTTTAACTGTTAGAATTGATAATGAGGAGTATAAAATATATGAATTAGGTGAAGGCATCCAATCCATAATTTTAATAACATTACCTTTATTTTTATACTTAGAAAAATCAAAAGAAATAAATACAAATGTTCTAGTTTTTATCGAAGAACCTGAAGTGGGCCTCCATCCAAGATTGCAAAGGAAATTATTAGAAACATTATTAAGTCAAAGATTTGAAAATTATCAATTTTTCTTCACTACACATTCAAATCATTTTATGGATAAGGCATTCGAAAAAAAAGACATATCCATTTATTCCTTTGATAAAACTTTGAAGATTGAAAATAATTCCATTGCTGAATTTACAATCGAAAATGTTGGATTTAACCATTTACCAACACTAAAAAAATTAGGTGCGCTTCCATCTTCTGTATTATCACATAATTGTACTATTTTAGTTGAAGGAAGTTATGATATTTCACATTATAATTTTTATCTTGATTTATATCAAGATAAATTATTAGAATCTGGTGATATTTCAGTAAAGTTCAGATATGGCACACATTATTCTTTTTTAAGAGGAGGGGGTAAAGAAACAGCAAAAACTATTAGTGAATTTAATTCAATACAAAAGCAAAGAATTTTTACAATTTTAGATAAAGATGATAATAAAGATTATAAAAAGAATAAAATAGCTTTTGAAGATATGGGTTATAAAAACTATTGTATTTTAGAAGTAAGGGAGGTTGAAAATTTAATTTCAAAAAAAGTTTTAATTAAAATATTGAAAAGTTTAAGAGAATTAAGAAAATTAAATATTAAAGAAGATTTTGAAGAAGAAGATTATCAGAAGTCTAATTTTTATACTTTTATAACAGACATTATTATTCCCGATGAAAAACCTAATAATTTTTTTAATCCAGATACCTTTAAAAAAAAATTTGCATATAAAGAACAAGAATTTACAGAAAGTTTTGATGATCTTTCAGAACCCGCTAAAGTTCTTACTAAAAAAATATATACTTTCATTAAAGAAAATAATTCTTTGAATTTATAAAGTAATATTAATTACTAAAAATTTAGATAAAAATAAAATTATGTAATAATTTAGTTTGTGAAGGGAATCTGTTCTATGAGAACCTTCCCAAACATTCAACAATAAACTTAATTATAATTTATTACATAAGTTTAGAATAAAAATGTTATCAGTAAATAGACATAAGTAAAAGTTATTTCTTACGGGAACATCAACACATCCCCAACATTAACGGTTGCAATTTTTTTAAAAATCGAATAATGTTGGTTGTTTCGGCTCACTATATTTTTCAGATTTAACATCATGAAGATTATCTTTCTTTCTGATATGACCTATCAGTAACGGTGATTTTTCATCATGCCTTTTAATATTGCGTTTAGCTATTTCAGGTCTTCTGTTGGCGTAGCAATATTTGCAGTCACTGAAACATGTATTGTATGCTCCGATATCTCTTGACTGAATGCATTTGCATCCTTCACGCATTCCCTTGCCTTTAATATTTTTATAGGTAACATTATTTGCATGTTTCAGGATTTCTGCAGTTACACAGCTTGAAGTGTGGATATTATACTTCTCATAATTTTCTCTGCATGCACAAACTTGAGTGTAAAGATTATGGCTATCAGATATCTCACCGATTCCTTTCAATAACCTTTCCTTATCCTCAGCATTAAATGGAATTATCTTAGGCATGTTCTCTTCAACTTTCCGGTACATGTCAACAAAGCTGAATATGCATCTGTAGACATAGGGTGCAATTTCAAATGCCATATAATCAAATGTTTCGAGATGTCTTTCCATAGTATACTTTTCCGTCAGAAGTATCGGATCGTATCTCCACATTATCTTATTTCTGCCGACAATGCCAGACAGTTCCTTTAGAGTCTCAATGGATTCATCAATAGCCGGAACGTTCGGTTCTATATCCTTGCCGTAGCAGGTAATTGTATACTGGCAGAGAATATGGTATTTTTCATTAATTTCATTTATATGTTCCAGTATAGGTTGATAGTTTTTAGAGCAGAACAGAAGACAATCGACATCTTCGGGCTTTAGACTTAACCTGTAGACATCATCTTTGGAATAAGGATTTCTTGAATACGCATATTCCTCTTCAAGCCGGTTCAAGAGCCATGGAGTGTAATAGTTCACTATGTCTGTTCTTCCGCCAACGTTTATTATCATCTTATCACATACTATATTTTGGTTACAATCAAATTTTTAATTTGTGTTTTTGCCAGCATCATACTAAAGATTTTGATGATTAAATCTGGTTCATAACAACTGGATTAATTTTATACATCCACACATATTTATAATTTTTATCTGAATAACCGGTGAATTTTAACTTTTTGAACGGAAGTGCAAAAACTTTAATTACCCTGAAAAACAATAGTATAATCAGTAGTGAGAGAAAAGTAGTAGATAATTTAGTGATTGTTGGCATAATAATATCGAATTTGCAATGGGTCGTGAAAAAGATTTATTTGCAATAAATGATCGTTTTAGTGATTATTATGCATTTACAAAAGAAGCTTTTGAAGAACATAATCATACATTAACTGGAATGGGAATCAACCCTTACAGAAAATATAATATGTGCACCCCAATTCCTTCTGAAAGATATTTGATGCTTTATCATCATTTGAAATCTTTCAAAGATTATAAAAATCTTCATATGTATTTTCATGATTATCCTGAATATGGTATGTTCTCATCAGCATCACAAGTACAGTTAGATGTTTGTAAATATGATTTGGTGAAAACTATTAATATATTCTCAAAAATAGAGCCTATTAAAGCATTATTATTCTCAAATTCTGTATTGCTTGATGAAAATAAAAATGTAACCTGCTTTAGAGACGCATTGTGGGAATATTCAACTCATGGAGTAAATCCTCATAATATTGGTATGTATGATGTTGATTTTAAAAATTTAAATGATTTCCAATCATATTTGGAATCATTGAATATTTATTGTGTAATGCGTGATGGTGCTTATATTAATTTCCCATCAATGAATCTATTGGATTATTTCTCACATGAATCTGTGCGTGGAGAAGTTTATTCTAATGGGGAATATAAACAAATTGATGTTAAACCGTCAATTAATGATATTGAATATTTAAGACCATTTAAATTTATTAATTTAACATTCAGAGGTACAGTTGAGTTTAGAAGCATTTGTACACAACCAATTTCTGATTCAATGTCTGTTGCTGCGTTCCATTTGGGTTTAAAAGAAAAACTTGATGATTTAGATGAATTAATGTCTGGTGACACTTCTATTTATCAGAAAGGATTTACAGCAACTGAACTTAGAAAATTATTAATTCAAGATGAAATTCCTTCTTTCATTGATAAAAAGGAAATATGTAAATTATGTTATGATGTTGTGGATTTGGCTGCGACAGGACTTAAAGAAAGAGGAATTGGTGAAGAAGTGTTTTTAAATCCATTGTATGATCGTGTTAAAAATCATACAAATCCTGGAAAAAATATCATTTCTGTGATGCATAATAATGGAAGCATAGAAACAATTATAAATGAATATGGTAAATTAACAAATAATATTTAATTTTTTTGGGGGATATAAGTGGATTTATTAAATTTATCAAAATTATCTTCAGATGAAATTTTATCTGGCTCATTTGGTATAGAATGGGAAAGTTTAAGAGTTAAAGGGGATGGTGAATTATCTTTAACACCTCATCCTGAAGTTTTTGGTGATAAACTGACAAATCCGTTAGTTACTACAGATTTTTCAGAAAGCCAAATTGAAATAATAACTCCTACTTTTGATACTATTGATGAAGCATTCGATACTTTTTCATTAATATCAGATATTGTTAATTCTTCGCTTAAAGAAGATGAATACCTTTGGTTCCAATCAATTCCATGTATTCTTCCTTATTGGGATAAAATACCTATTGCGAAGTACTCTGAGGATGGAGAATCCTCACAGAAATATCGTGAAGATTTAGCAAAGAAGTATGGTGTTAAAAAACAGATGATTTCTGGAGTTCATTTTAACTTTTCATTTTCTGAGGATTTGTTAAAAAAAGTACAAGCTATTTATGGCAATGATTTGGATTTTAAAGAGTTTAAAAATAATGTTTATTTAAGAGTTGCTAGAAATTATTTGAGATATTGCTGGTTGATTATTTATTTAACTGGCTGTTCAATAGGATCTCATAAAACCTTTTCTAATGACTGTATCCATTTAATGGATGCTCAAGATGACTATGGTAGTTATTATTCAACAAAAGGACCTTCATTTAGAAATGCTTCTTGCGGATATAAAAACTTAATTGAGTTGTATCCTTCTTATAATTCTATTGATGAGTTTACAAGGGATATTGAAGGTTTCATTGATGATGGTGACTTATCACAGGCTAAAGAGTTATACACACAAATTAGATTAAAACCAAAAAATCCTAAGGATTTGTTAAATTCTTTAAAAAATGATGGAATTGAATATATTGAAGTAAGAACTTTGGATATCAATCCATTTTATAAATGTGGGCTTGTTAAGCATGATATGAAATTTTTACATTTATTTTTAATATATATGCTAATTAAAGATGAGTCTGATTATGCTGACTGGCAGAAAGAAGCAAAAATAAATGAAGAAAATGTTGCTGAAAAGGCTTATGTTGAATCAATGAGATTATTAAAAGATGGTGAAGAAGTCACTTTAAAAGAGTGGGCTTCAGATATTATTAATGAGATGTATGGAATGTGTGAAGTATTTGGAATATCTGAATCTCATACATTGGATTTAATGCTTAATCGTGTTTCAAATCCTGATTTGACTTACGGTAAAAGATTATTAAAATTAATTCAAGAAAATGGTTACATAAATACTCATAGTATTTTATCAAAAAATAATCAGAAAACCAGTATTAATAATTTACATAATATTGATGCTGACAAACAGGAAGAACTTAAAAAATATTCTAATGTTGTTTTAGTAGGTAAATAATGTGATAATATGGATTTTTTAAGACAAACTGAAGTAATACAATGGAAAGATGGTGAATATAAAACTATTAAAGAAAATAGTGTAGATGATGAATATACTTATTTGTTCATTGATTATTTACCTCCTCGTAAATTTTCAACTTATCCAGTTGATTTGGAAGATTTTGCTGTTGGATACTGTCTTGGTGAAGGTTTAATCAAAGATTATTCTGATATTGAATCAATTAGATTAGATGGAACAAATGTTTTGGTTTCAACCAATTTAAATCATGACCCTGAGGAGGATTTAGATCAAGATGGTATTGTTCAAGAGAAAAAAGGAAACTGTGAGCATGCTTGTGCATGTAGATTACTTGAATATCAAGGAGTAAATTCTGATAATGCTGGAGGAATCAGATCAGAGTTAAAAACTATTGAACCTAATACTTCAGATTTAAAAGTTAATGCTACTCAGATAATTAAGGATATTCAACATTTAACTGATGAAGCAAAAATCTGGCAGAAAACCGCAGGAGTTCATGTTGCACAACTTAAATTTGAAGATAAAATTATCATTAGGGAAGATGTAAGTCGTCACGTAGCAGTTGATAAAGTAATTGGGGCTGCTGCAAAAGAAGGCTATGACTTTTCAAAATGTTATATATCATATAGTGGAAGAATGCCTGCAGATATGTTAATTAAAGTAATAAGAGTTGGTATTCCAATAATTATTTCCAATGCTGCACCAGCATCATCTGGTATTGATGTTGCAAGTTTAGGTAATATCACAATGGTTGGTTTTGTTCGTGATAACAGATTCACTGTTTATACAGCACCTGAACGTGTCGAATTAGACAAATAAAAAAATTAGCATTTATTGTTAATGTTTTGGAGTTAATGAAATTTATAACTCCAGTTATTCTTTTTTTTAATAATTTTCAAAATAAAAAAATAAAAAATTAGAGTTCATTTAATGAAAATGAACTTAAATCGAGTAAATCGAATGTTAATATTTTTGGAGCAACAGTTACTTTTCCAACTCCAGTTATTGCTTTATAAGCTTCAAATGCTTCTAAACATCCAATTAAATTAGGTGTAGGTCCAATAACTGGTGGAACTCCGGAAGTTACTTTTTTTAATTCTCCAATAGTTTTATCATTTAATTCTTTACCAATTGAAGGTAAGTTAAATATTTCTTCGTATGTTTTGTCACTATTAGGTAAAAATACTGTAATTTGACCTAATGTTCCATGAATTGCTCCGTGAATGTAAGGAATTCCTTTTTCTTTTGCAGCTCTTGATACGATAACTCTGGTTAAAACGTTATCAAGTGCATCAATCACAATATCTGAATCTCCAATCACTTTTTCTATGTTTGTTTGATCAACATGTTCATTGAATGTTGTAACTTTAACATAGGGGTTTATTAATCTAACCTTTTCTGCTGCAACATCACTTTTGGTAAGACCTAAATCAGCTATTGTTGCTAATGTTTGTCTGTTTAAGTTGGATAAATCGTATGCATCTTTATCAACTAAAACAAGTTCTCCAATTCCCATTCTTGCAAGCATTTCAATGGTTTCCCCACCGATTCCACCACAGCCTATAACTGTGATTTTTGCATCTTTAAATCTTTGCTGTTCACTTCTTGTTACAATACTCATTTGACGGGAAGCAATTTCCCAGTATCCATCACCGATATATCTTGTTGGCATTTTTTCACCTATACGTTTCTTCTTATTTTTTGTAATGTTTCCATGAATTCATTTAATGCGATTTCATAATTTTCCAAATCATGTCCTTCAATTAATCCACTTTCAAAGATAGTAATATTATCTAATTCTATTTTATCACTGGTTTCGGAATTGATTTTTGAAAGTTGTTTTTTTGTATTTTCAAGGTTTATTGTAAATGGAAGTTGGTATGAAAATGATTCTTGATTATAATCAATACTAATGTATTCGTCATCATCAAGTTCTGATAAATTTAATGTAACTTTTTTAAAACCTTGCTTTTTTAATTCATCGTTTATTTGATTAAATTTATTGTCTTTTAAAATTTCATTTATGTTATCAACTTCAATTATACTTGTTTCTCCCAAATCCCTAACTTTTACAATTTCACAGTTGGTATTATCTAGAATATAATTTTCACAGTAACCTATTTTCTCAATTTTCTCATGAGTTGTTTGTGTATTTGTAGGTATTCTTGTTGCAAGGCAGGTTGTTGATCTTAAATATGGAATATTTTTATCATTTAGGTATTCATGAATTTCCTTTGAAGATAATTTCGCTTCAATGAATGGGGTTTTGAAATCTTTTGCATATGTTATAAGTATGCCTGGTCTGTCAATAACAAGATCACTTATATTATTTCCATCACAAATAAAGTCAAAACCTTCTTTTTTAGCTAATTCTTCAATTTTAGCATACATTAAGTTCCTACAAGTAAAACATCTTTTAGAATCATTTGCTAAAAAATATTCATCTTCATAAAAATTAATGTCAATAACTTCATGTTTTATTCCAAAGGATTTAGCAACTTTCTTAGTGTTTTCAACAAAGCCTTCAGGTAATAAATGGTTATCAATTGTAATAGCTATTGTGTCTTTTGCAACTTTTGAAGATAAATAAGTTATTAATGTTGAATCAGCACCACCTGAAAAACCGATAGCTACTTTTTTATCTTTTAAAATGTTTTTCACGATATTAATTTTATCATTTAAGTTCATTGTATCCCTATTAAAATAGTTAAAGAGCATCATTTTGATGCTCTTTTCTTAATGAGTTTTTAGATATTGTTTGTTTACAGGAGTTGTTTTTTTTAAACTCATTAAGTGTTTAATACATTTTTGATTTCAGAGACTATAAAACAATTTCGCAAGTTAATTGTTTTTTAATACCCGAGCTCATGGAAAAAAGCAAATCCCTTCAAAATATAACTATATAACAATAGTTATTTTTTTCCATGAATTAAGGTAGTATAGAATAATATATAAATGTTTTTATAGTGTATTGTGATTAAAATTTGATATTTGACAAATAAATTGAAATTATTTTAAACAGTGATACAATTTTTTAAATTTTTTTCAAATCTTTTGATAGAAAGGTTTATATTATTTTAAGATAATATAACAATTGTTAATTTTATTGGACGTGATATTTATTTACGATGTAATTGTTATTGGAACTGGTGCGGGAGGATCAACTGTAGCTAAAGATCTTGCATTAAATGGAAGAAAAGTTCTGATTTTAGAAAAAGGATGCAATCAAGATGATGGTAGTTATGTAAGTCATATGAAAAATAAAAAAATATATTTGGATAATCAATTGTCTGATGAGATAAGAAAAATTATGAATTTTTATCCTGGCCTTTGGATTTGACCAATATTGAGGAAGTGGGTGGAACAACAACCTCTTCAATAGGAAATGCATGTTTTTCATGTAGGGGATGTTACTCTAATTCCATTATGCAACAATTTGAAGATAAAAACTTAAACATCTTTGAAGAGCTTCTTGAAGCTAGTGGAGAGTTAAATGTCAAATATTTCCCAAAAAAATTATGGGGACATTCAACTCAATTAATTGCAGACGCAGGTCAAGAGTTAGGTTATATTGTGGAGCCAATGCCAAAATTCATTAACTTTGAAAAATGTAAATTTTGCGGACAATGTGTGAATGGTTGTCTTTTTGATGCAAAATGGGATGGAACCTATTTTGTTAAGGAAGCTTTAGAGTATGGTGCTGAATTAATTCAAGACATTAATGTATTTGAAGTGTTACATGAAGAAGGTAATGTTGTAGGTGTTGCAAGAATCAATTCCAATAATGAAAAACAAGTTTTCAAAGCAAAAAAAGTTATTGTTAGTGCAGGCGCATTAAATACTCCAATTATCCTAAAAAATTCAGGAATTAAAAATGTTGGACGTCAACTATTTTTTGACATGTTTACAACAATTAGTGGGTATCTAAAAGATGCAAATCTAAAAAATGAATTAATGATGGGTGTTAAAGCTGAATTTGGCCCATATTTCTTAACACCACATTATTCAATGCAATTGCTTCCATTGATGGAGAAAAAAGGAATTAAAGCTAAAGATTCTGATGTTATAGGATTAATGATTAAATTTGAAGATACTTGCATTGGAACAATTGATGAAAAAGGTAATATTTAGAAGACTTTGACAAAAGTCGATGTTGATATGATCAAGGAAGGTTATGATAAATCTATTAAAATATTATTGAAATTGGGTGTTAGTGAAGAGTCTATTGTTGCAACTTCTCTTAAAGGTGCGCATCCTGGTGGAACTGCTGCTGTTGGTGAAGTCCTTGATAATAACTTTGAAAGTGAAATTAAAGGATTGTACGTTTGTGATGCAAGTGTAATTCCTGAAGCTCCTGGAAGGCCACCAATTTTAACAATTGTTGCAATAGCTAAAAAAGTAGCAAAAATAGTTAATCAAAATATTTAATGGTGAAATAATGAGCTTTAATTTAAAATTTAAAGATATTGATGAAATTAGGGAATTAAAAAGTGAAAATTACACTATTAGGGATTTGTTAGATGAATTAGGGTTATCTGCTCAAACCGTTGTTGCAAAGAAAAATGGTGATTTAACTATTGAAGATAGTGTAATTGATGATGGTGATGAGATAACCTTGGTTCAAATTATCTATGGAGGATAGTTTTTTCAGATAAGTTTATATGCTGTTTGTATACTATAAAATTAATAGGGATTCTGAAATATAACAATTGTTAATTTAGTAATGTTTATTAATTACATTATGATATTAATAATTATAATTAATTTAATTAATTAATGGTGATTTATAATGAATAAAAAAATTACATTTATTTTAGTGTTAGCACTCGCTGCATGTTTAGTCATGGGTTCTGCTAGTGCTGGTATCTTCGACTTT
This window contains:
- a CDS encoding glutamate--cysteine ligase, with amino-acid sequence MDLLNLSKLSSDEILSGSFGIEWESLRVKGDGELSLTPHPEVFGDKLTNPLVTTDFSESQIEIITPTFDTIDEAFDTFSLISDIVNSSLKEDEYLWFQSIPCILPYWDKIPIAKYSEDGESSQKYREDLAKKYGVKKQMISGVHFNFSFSEDLLKKVQAIYGNDLDFKEFKNNVYLRVARNYLRYCWLIIYLTGCSIGSHKTFSNDCIHLMDAQDDYGSYYSTKGPSFRNASCGYKNLIELYPSYNSIDEFTRDIEGFIDDGDLSQAKELYTQIRLKPKNPKDLLNSLKNDGIEYIEVRTLDINPFYKCGLVKHDMKFLHLFLIYMLIKDESDYADWQKEAKINEENVAEKAYVESMRLLKDGEEVTLKEWASDIINEMYGMCEVFGISESHTLDLMLNRVSNPDLTYGKRLLKLIQENGYINTHSILSKNNQKTSINNLHNIDADKQEELKKYSNVVLVGK
- a CDS encoding HesA/MoeB/ThiF family protein, encoding MPTRYIGDGYWEIASRQMSIVTRSEQQRFKDAKITVIGCGGIGGETIEMLARMGIGELVLVDKDAYDLSNLNRQTLATIADLGLTKSDVAAEKVRLINPYVKVTTFNEHVDQTNIEKVIGDSDIVIDALDNVLTRVIVSRAAKEKGIPYIHGAIHGTLGQITVFLPNSDKTYEEIFNLPSIGKELNDKTIGELKKVTSGVPPVIGPTPNLIGCLEAFEAYKAITGVGKVTVAPKILTFDLLDLSSFSLNEL
- a CDS encoding DUF1848 domain-containing protein, translated to MNRLEEEYAYSRNPYSKDDVYRLSLKPEDVDCLLFCSKNYQPILEHINEINEKYHILCQYTITCYGKDIEPNVPAIDESIETLKELSGIVGRNKIMWRYDPILLTEKYTMERHLETFDYMAFEIAPYVYRCIFSFVDMYRKVEENMPKIIPFNAEDKERLLKGIGEISDSHNLYTQVCACRENYEKYNIHTSSCVTAEILKHANNVTYKNIKGKGMREGCKCIQSRDIGAYNTCFSDCKYCYANRRPEIAKRNIKRHDEKSPLLIGHIRKKDNLHDVKSEKYSEPKQPTLFDF
- a CDS encoding 7-cyano-7-deazaguanine synthase, yielding MNLNDKINIVKNILKDKKVAIGFSGGADSTLITYLSSKVAKDTIAITIDNHLLPEGFVENTKKVAKSFGIKHEVIDINFYEDEYFLANDSKRCFTCRNLMYAKIEELAKKEGFDFICDGNNISDLVIDRPGILITYAKDFKTPFIEAKLSSKEIHEYLNDKNIPYLRSTTCLATRIPTNTQTTHEKIEKIGYCENYILDNTNCEIVKVRDLGETSIIEVDNINEILKDNKFNQINDELKKQGFKKVTLNLSELDDDEYISIDYNQESFSYQLPFTINLENTKKQLSKINSETSDKIELDNITIFESGLIEGHDLENYEIALNEFMETLQKIRRNV
- a CDS encoding ATP-binding protein gives rise to the protein MNNESFEDRLNDLSRVNIFVGANNTGKSRFMRSIFFNNGITLKFLPNDKLLKEYSEKSKEFKSYETSIINPYSNEKQKAYDDIKSALKEITYIEESITPLPELVSVYKTRVNKGIPDYERLTIAYINLFEKFFPNLEFNDHLFKYDFYKIYLPSLRGLVPITLNDDNPNHEIKKDFYAERIKKDYFSNHSDILTDISDFLTANMQNIDSDTPIPLEEFVENYIFPKNSIITGQRFYQYVRNYLLGDLEQRERIREYELYLSETFFDNKKVVLIPKVNDDVLTVRIDNEEYKIYELGEGIQSIILITLPLFLYLEKSKEINTNVLVFIEEPEVGLHPRLQRKLLETLLSQRFENYQFFFTTHSNHFMDKAFEKKDISIYSFDKTLKIENNSIAEFTIENVGFNHLPTLKKLGALPSSVLSHNCTILVEGSYDISHYNFYLDLYQDKLLESGDISVKFRYGTHYSFLRGGGKETAKTISEFNSIQKQRIFTILDKDDNKDYKKNKIAFEDMGYKNYCILEVREVENLISKKVLIKILKSLRELRKLNIKEDFEEEDYQKSNFYTFITDIIIPDEKPNNFFNPDTFKKKFAYKEQEFTESFDDLSEPAKVLTKKIYTFIKENNSLNL
- the fdhD gene encoding formate dehydrogenase accessory sulfurtransferase FdhD, whose amino-acid sequence is MDFLRQTEVIQWKDGEYKTIKENSVDDEYTYLFIDYLPPRKFSTYPVDLEDFAVGYCLGEGLIKDYSDIESIRLDGTNVLVSTNLNHDPEEDLDQDGIVQEKKGNCEHACACRLLEYQGVNSDNAGGIRSELKTIEPNTSDLKVNATQIIKDIQHLTDEAKIWQKTAGVHVAQLKFEDKIIIREDVSRHVAVDKVIGAAAKEGYDFSKCYISYSGRMPADMLIKVIRVGIPIIISNAAPASSGIDVASLGNITMVGFVRDNRFTVYTAPERVELDK